Proteins found in one Paenibacillus sp. FSL R10-2782 genomic segment:
- a CDS encoding ATP-dependent Clp protease proteolytic subunit, whose amino-acid sequence MEQYSNLLSGRQETEAPDQPMPEVGQRPISPAMEALQQLGQTSMPGSESNIFCMTIIGQIEGHLVLPPQNKTTKYEHIIPQLVAAEQNPHIEGLMILLNTVGGDVEAGLAIAEMIASMSKPTVTIVIGGGHSIGVPIAVSSTYSYIAESATMTIHPIRMNGLVIGVPQTFEYMEKMQERVVRFVVSHSRITEERFKELMFKTGELNRDIGTAVGGADAVKYGLMDAVGGIGEALKQLNTIIESRRQQNGITGTQQQTPFVPFPPNATDTSTGTLPNEHSGELPQ is encoded by the coding sequence ATGGAACAATACAGCAATCTATTATCCGGCAGACAAGAAACGGAAGCACCGGATCAACCTATGCCTGAAGTTGGGCAAAGACCCATTTCCCCTGCTATGGAGGCCTTGCAGCAACTGGGACAAACCTCCATGCCCGGAAGCGAATCCAATATTTTTTGCATGACAATCATTGGTCAGATTGAAGGGCATCTGGTTTTGCCACCGCAAAACAAAACGACCAAATACGAGCACATTATTCCCCAGCTGGTAGCAGCGGAGCAAAATCCACATATTGAAGGCTTAATGATTCTGCTAAATACAGTAGGTGGGGATGTCGAGGCAGGGCTGGCTATTGCTGAAATGATCGCTTCAATGAGTAAACCGACGGTGACCATTGTCATTGGAGGCGGGCATAGTATCGGTGTACCTATCGCTGTCTCGTCCACCTATTCTTATATTGCCGAGAGCGCGACGATGACCATTCACCCGATTCGTATGAATGGCTTGGTTATCGGAGTTCCACAAACGTTTGAATATATGGAAAAAATGCAGGAGCGTGTTGTACGTTTTGTGGTTTCCCATTCGCGTATTACCGAGGAGCGGTTTAAGGAGCTTATGTTTAAAACCGGTGAACTGAATCGGGATATTGGTACTGCGGTTGGGGGAGCCGATGCAGTGAAATATGGCTTGATGGACGCGGTTGGTGGCATCGGAGAAGCATTGAAACAACTGAACACCATTATTGAATCTCGACGTCAGCAAAATGGGATTACAGGGACTCAGCAGCAGACTCCGTTCGTGCCTTTCCCCCCCAATGCTACAGATACCTCGACTGGAACGCTTCCTAATGAGCATAGTGGGGAGTTGCCTCAATGA
- a CDS encoding YlzJ-like family protein — MTLYTVMPMEMVWEGMWKEAKAFAEIRVDGLLMQVQPLESRRGIIVRLLDCPLATYLNPRYAPGQVIEWS; from the coding sequence ATGACATTATATACCGTAATGCCAATGGAAATGGTGTGGGAGGGCATGTGGAAGGAGGCGAAGGCGTTTGCAGAGATTCGGGTTGACGGTTTACTTATGCAGGTGCAGCCGCTCGAAAGTCGCAGAGGGATTATCGTGCGATTGCTAGATTGTCCGCTGGCGACTTACCTTAATCCGCGTTATGCACCTGGACAAGTCATCGAATGGTCGTAG